GACGCATAAGCGAGTCAACAGCCTTCGGCGTGGGGTCGATGATGTCGATCAGACGCTTGTGAGTACGCATTTCGAAGTGCTCACGGCTGTCCTTGTACTTGTGAGGAGAGCGAATAACGCAGTAAACGTTCTTCTCCGTGGGCAGCGGCACCGGGCCGACTACCGTTGCGCCTGCGCGCGTGACCGTCTCAACGATCTTCCGCGCTGAAACATCAATGACCTCGTGGTCATATGACTTCAGCCGGATGCGGATTTTTTGTCCCGCCATGTCGCCTGACTCTCTTTCAGCTAGTGCTGCTCTAGTTAGGGCTGCTCTGTTTACTTACCTGTTGATGTGGCCGCCGAAGCGTTTGAGGCAGTGCCACCACACGCCGCACAAGCTGAATCCGGAAAAATCCGGGTTCCTCACCTTGCCGGCGCACCGA
The sequence above is a segment of the Arthrobacter sp. StoSoilB22 genome. Coding sequences within it:
- the rpsJ gene encoding 30S ribosomal protein S10, giving the protein MAGQKIRIRLKSYDHEVIDVSARKIVETVTRAGATVVGPVPLPTEKNVYCVIRSPHKYKDSREHFEMRTHKRLIDIIDPTPKAVDSLMRLDLPADVNIEIKL